One genomic segment of Manis javanica isolate MJ-LG chromosome 7, MJ_LKY, whole genome shotgun sequence includes these proteins:
- the LOC140850578 gene encoding endogenous retrovirus group FC1 Env polyprotein-like yields MTFSSFTALSLFSLIPIVFPAAPPSFVWRFKVKQTYTQHQTKVTALIATSDCPLKGCSEPLYLHFPPSTEVFIYSYLYSPYLCFLYDQRQAYCRRWQDTYGGCPYWSCTIHYMGDFQYPQYYSSNRFMKYPNGSFSLSIPDPWDSRWAAGVRASVYYKGSSTPHGTLHISREYVPSCSQISQVASDIRHSEKVIIQTLDGASSSSYSSYSWLQLIQDTTIFLNHTLNTANCFLCASLQRPLLAAVPLNISNYSFHAEGQPLRPLADIPLWEPEYPDNLTIHHCVGPTPPPCSALHCLSIYTPTSGSKTFTQPGHFFWCNGSLFNSLPLNSDTPCILVTLIPQLTLYSMAEFLELQPPLHSRTKRAAFLPIMVGISLITSAIGVGFSGGALGHSLWAVRDLDAKLEGALTSTADSLASLQRQVTSLAKVTLQNRRALDLLTAEKGGTCVFLQEECCYYINESGIVETDITKLTDLASSLHSASNSNPFSSILTNPLLTWLWPIAGPIIVILLVCLFLPCIIKFIKSQVGKISNQAFNQLLLRNYQLLATEDPSPSRDLLTTC; encoded by the coding sequence atgactttttcctcctttactgctctctcgcttttttccctcattcctattgtcttccctgccgccccaccctcctttgtatggcgattcaaagtcaagcagacttacacacagcatcaaacaaaagttactgccctcattgccacatcagactgccctctgaaaggctgctctgagcctttgtacctccactttcctccctccactgaagtattcatttacagctacctttattctccctacctctgcttcctctatgaccaaagacaagcctattgcaggcgatggcaagacacctacgggggatgcccctactggtcttgtaccattcactacatgggtgacttccagtacccacagtattactcctccaaccgtttcatgaaatatcccaacggctcattctccttatcaatcccagatccctgggactctcgatgggctgctggagtaagagcctcagtttactacaaggggtcctcgaccccccatggtacccttcatatctctcgagagtatgttccctcttgctcccagatctctcaagttgcatcagatatcagacattccgaaaaagtcattatccaaactcttgacggcgcctcttcatcttcttattcctcctactcttggttacagctcattcaagacaccaccatctttctcaaccacaccctcaacaccgccaattgtttcttgtgcgcatcactacagcgcccactgctggccgccgtgcccctcaatatttccaactactccttccatgcagaaggacaacccctccgtcccctggcagacatacccctgtgggaaccagaatacccagataatctcaccatccaccactgtgtaggcccaactccacccccctgcagtgcacttcactgcctctctatctacacccctacctccggctctaagacttttacacaaccaggacacttcttttggtgtaatggcagccttttcaactcactacctctcaactccgatacaccctgcattctcgtcaccctaatcccacagcttacactttacagcatggcagaattccttgagctccaacctcccttgcactcacgcacaaaaagggctgctttccttcccatcatggtcggtatctctttaatcacctcagccattggggtggggttttcgggaggagccttgggtcactctctatgggcagttagagatctcgacgccaaacttgagggagccctgacatccactgctgattcccttgcctctctccaaagacaggtcacttcgctagctaaagtcacccttcaaaaccggcgggccctagatctgcttacagccgagaagggcggcacctgcgtcttcctccaggaagagtgctgctattacatcaacgaatccggcattgtagaaactgacatcaccaaactcactgaccttgcctccagcctccactctgcttccaattccaacccattctcttcaatactaacaaaccccctcctcacctggctctggcccattgcaggccccataatagtcattcttctcgtctgtctcttcttaccctgtataataaagttcatcaaatcccaagtcggaaaaatctctaatcaagctttcaaccagcttttactcaggaactaccagcttctggccacggaagacccctcaccctcacgtgacctcctcaccacatgctga